The nucleotide window TGTCGATTGAGCCTGGGAGACCCTTGAAGACCTTCTTTTGGAAAGAAGGGCGTAGAAGTTCTGAGATAGTGAATGACATATCCTTTGCCTTGACCTATGAAGAGTTAGTAAGACTCTTGTTCGATGCGAGACGACAAAAATATACTTACCGAAGCCAGCTGCTGATTGGATTTCGGGTCATCGGGGATGTTTCCTCCCTCGATAATCTCTCCATTAGGGAACTCAACAACGGGCGGATCGAAAGGATGATCAATCAGAACCACAACGTTTCCATAACTAGCCAGTGAGCGAGCCATGAGGCTATAAATCAACCTGGAGTTTCCAGCACCAGGTGAAAAGACAGCAACGGGAAATGACTTCTTCTCGCTTTCACATCCCTTCTGAGCAATAGGAGTCTTGCAGACCTGGAACTCAAGTGCTGAAAAAGTATCGTTCGATAGACCCAACTGCGCTACCTGTTGTCCATATGCTTTGGCAGTAGCAGGCGGCATGTAGGGGACGACCTTGTTTGAGCAAGATGCTGAGTCGACGGGCCAGAAGATTGAGGCTAGGACTTGTCTATGACCTTTCTTGGGGTCATACGGGTCAATGCGGCTTTTATCGGTCATGCCTTCGATGCGAAGGGCAGTGCCGTATGGGCCGCTTGGCTTGGGGAGAAGGATGGCATTTCCGGCCCCGACaagggaaagaaagagaagagagaaatgcATAGTGAAGTTGTTAAGTAAAGAACTGGGTTGTAGTGGCTGAAAGAAGGTAATTTGAGTTTGTATGGTTGATGAGTCTGTTGAGAGATATTGCAATGAGAGGGATGTAAAGGCATCTTATACTCAGACGAAGAAATATCCATCATGAAGTAGCATCGAGGTTTTCGTACTAGATGCCAAATCTCGCAGGATTCATTACATTATCGGTAAAGCTCAAACCCAAACGCGTAG belongs to Fusarium musae strain F31 chromosome 9, whole genome shotgun sequence and includes:
- a CDS encoding hypothetical protein (EggNog:ENOG41), whose protein sequence is MHFSLLFLSLVGAGNAILLPKPSGPYGTALRIEGMTDKSRIDPYDPKKGHRQVLASIFWPVDSASCSNKVVPYMPPATAKAYGQQVAQLGLSNDTFSALEFQVCKTPIAQKGCESEKKSFPVAVFSPGAGNSRLIYSLMARSLASYGNVVVLIDHPFDPPVVEFPNGEIIEGGNIPDDPKSNQQLASVKAKDMSFTISELLRPSFQKKVFKGLPGSIDNKKIVALGHSLGGASAAIAMFSDNRIRGGMDLDGQIFEPTLSKGLDKPFFLIGRPNHSKEDMTWKTFYAKLRGPKKEIAVKDTVHGSFTDYPQVLKALGLPEAVMKAIEQQVGTAEPSYLQKFLSKTVVDYMKISFAYKGKN